The following proteins come from a genomic window of Mariniflexile sp. TRM1-10:
- a CDS encoding DUF4834 family protein, whose amino-acid sequence MLQQASVTGFVRTLLIILLIYYGIKILSRLFAPLLLKYIAKKAEQKFGDQFGQFQQRSQQQQQKKEGEVTIDKMPNAKSSNKDVGEYVDYEEID is encoded by the coding sequence ATGTTACAACAAGCATCTGTAACGGGTTTTGTGAGAACTCTACTAATTATCCTGCTTATTTATTATGGAATAAAGATTCTTTCAAGACTTTTTGCACCTTTATTACTTAAATATATAGCCAAAAAAGCCGAACAAAAGTTTGGAGATCAATTTGGTCAATTTCAACAAAGATCCCAACAACAACAGCAAAAAAAGGAAGGTGAAGTAACTATTGATAAAATGCCGAATGCAAAATCTTCAAATAAAGATGTTGGTGAATATGTGGATTACGAAGAAATTGACTAA
- a CDS encoding transporter, whose amino-acid sequence MIQIKSTLCLLLSLITLQAFSQYTDVINSNRPGVSRSAFSVGTNVVQFEVGPYMIKEKRTPAASYEVDGFGVDFAARYGLIWEELELNIEGTFQSDTKTYASNISAEDDRANFKFLTIGAKYLVYDPYKNSENEKPNLYSWKANNRFKWKSLIPAVSVYAGANYDTKNNPYTAPGIEGFSPKVMIATQHNFSGGWVFVMNFIKDRIGTDQSDFQYIVTLTHSFSPKWVVFGETQGIQSDFYADNLFRFGGGYLWSKNFQLDTSVVFNTKDTPSVLGINLGMSYRLDFHKDKEIDNGTSAKDEGDRRSRKNKSKKTTDVIEEYNKKQKRKDQSFN is encoded by the coding sequence ATGATCCAAATCAAATCTACCTTATGCCTTTTACTAAGTCTAATTACCTTACAAGCCTTTTCACAATATACCGATGTTATAAATTCCAACCGTCCAGGCGTCTCTAGAAGTGCCTTTTCTGTTGGTACCAATGTTGTACAATTTGAAGTTGGGCCTTATATGATTAAGGAAAAAAGAACACCTGCAGCCAGTTATGAAGTTGATGGTTTCGGTGTGGATTTTGCAGCTCGTTATGGCTTAATATGGGAAGAATTAGAACTTAATATTGAAGGGACTTTTCAAAGTGACACCAAAACTTACGCCTCTAATATTTCTGCTGAAGACGACCGTGCCAATTTTAAATTTCTAACCATTGGCGCTAAGTATTTAGTATATGATCCATATAAAAATTCTGAAAATGAAAAGCCAAACTTATACAGTTGGAAAGCAAACAATCGCTTTAAATGGAAGTCGTTAATACCCGCAGTATCAGTTTACGCAGGAGCTAATTATGATACTAAAAACAACCCATATACTGCTCCAGGTATTGAAGGATTTAGCCCAAAGGTGATGATTGCGACTCAACACAATTTTTCGGGCGGTTGGGTATTTGTGATGAATTTTATTAAAGATAGAATTGGGACAGATCAGTCTGATTTTCAATATATAGTAACATTAACCCATTCATTCAGCCCAAAATGGGTCGTGTTTGGAGAAACCCAAGGTATACAAAGCGATTTTTATGCCGATAACTTGTTTAGATTTGGTGGAGGTTATTTATGGAGCAAAAATTTTCAATTAGATACTTCCGTCGTTTTCAATACAAAAGACACGCCGTCTGTTTTGGGTATTAATTTGGGCATGTCCTACCGCTTGGATTTCCATAAGGATAAAGAAATAGACAATGGTACTTCAGCAAAAGACGAAGGAGATAGAAGGTCTAGAAAAAACAAATCGAAGAAAACCACAGATGTCATAGAGGAATACAACAAAAAGCAAAAAAGAAAAGATCAAAGTTTCAATTAA
- a CDS encoding IS110 family transposase — MKELQFTKKVDYSNESIYIGIDVHKKSWGICILTDCYEHKVFSQPPQPIVLVNYLHRNFPNGNYYSAYEAGFCGFWIAHDLEKLGVCNLVVNPSDIPTTNKEKKQKSDKRDARKIARSLRNKALKGIYVPNQKLLEERLLVRTRQKLLSDIKLTLIKEIPACAGIETENPTMLL, encoded by the coding sequence ATGAAAGAGCTACAATTTACAAAAAAAGTAGACTACTCCAATGAGAGTATTTACATTGGGATAGATGTGCACAAGAAAAGTTGGGGAATATGTATTTTAACGGATTGTTATGAGCATAAAGTTTTTAGCCAACCGCCGCAACCTATAGTTTTAGTAAATTATTTACACCGAAATTTTCCTAATGGCAATTATTATAGTGCCTATGAAGCAGGGTTTTGTGGGTTTTGGATAGCACACGATTTAGAAAAGCTAGGAGTTTGTAATCTAGTGGTCAATCCTTCGGATATCCCTACTACCAATAAAGAGAAAAAACAGAAAAGTGATAAGCGTGACGCCCGTAAGATAGCAAGGTCACTAAGAAATAAGGCATTAAAAGGGATTTATGTGCCTAATCAGAAACTGCTGGAGGAACGGCTTTTAGTTCGTACAAGGCAAAAGTTATTATCTGATATTAAACTCACGTTAATTAAAGAGATTCCCGCCTGCGCGGGAATAGAAACAGAAAACCCCACGATGTTGCTTTGA
- a CDS encoding oligosaccharide flippase family protein: protein MGIVTSQSFKNTISTYIGFGIGALNTLFLYTYFISDVYYGLVAFMLSTANIIMPLMAFGAHNTIIKFYSAFKTKNSLNSFLTLMLLLPLALIIPIGLIGCFTYEAIGELLSQKNPIVKDYVWYIFVSAIAMAYFEVFFAWSKTQLQTVFGNFMKEVFHRVGVMLLLFAVYFKWLDVEQFIVGIVGVYILRMLIMKLYAFTVRFPVIKFYRIEGLRAILKYSALIIVAGSIATIILDIDSFMLGMYIPIQEVAYYGVGIYIATVIVVPSRSMQQILQPLTAQYLNDKNKVALKDLYIRSSQTLFIIGGFIFLIIIININTLYLLIPEEFSGGLVVVFMVGIAKLYDCLMGCNNVVLFNSDYYRVVLLFGVILTVLTVFLNILFIPMFGINGAAFATFLAVSVYNSIKIYFVKIKFDMMPFNKDTAKVLLLIMLSVLFFYFWEFPFHPIINIGLKTLLASVFYVLTILKLDVSEDISLVIKKYLKIK from the coding sequence ATGGGCATTGTAACATCACAATCTTTTAAAAACACCATTTCAACCTATATTGGTTTTGGTATTGGTGCACTCAATACCTTATTTTTATATACCTATTTTATTTCTGATGTGTATTATGGTTTGGTAGCATTTATGCTGAGTACCGCTAACATTATCATGCCTTTAATGGCGTTTGGTGCCCATAACACTATAATAAAATTCTATTCTGCATTTAAAACCAAGAATTCGTTAAACAGTTTTTTAACACTCATGCTCCTTTTGCCTTTAGCGCTTATTATCCCAATTGGTTTAATAGGATGTTTTACTTACGAAGCTATTGGCGAATTGTTATCACAAAAAAATCCCATTGTTAAAGATTATGTATGGTACATTTTTGTATCAGCTATTGCTATGGCGTATTTCGAGGTGTTTTTTGCTTGGTCTAAAACGCAATTGCAAACCGTTTTTGGTAATTTCATGAAAGAAGTGTTTCACAGGGTAGGTGTGATGCTCCTTTTGTTTGCGGTATATTTTAAATGGCTGGATGTTGAACAATTCATTGTAGGCATAGTAGGCGTTTATATTTTACGCATGCTTATTATGAAGCTGTATGCCTTCACAGTAAGATTTCCTGTTATAAAGTTTTATAGAATCGAAGGCTTGCGTGCTATTTTAAAATATTCTGCGTTAATAATTGTTGCAGGGTCTATTGCAACGATTATTTTAGACATCGATTCGTTTATGTTGGGTATGTACATTCCTATTCAGGAAGTAGCATATTATGGTGTGGGCATCTATATTGCTACGGTTATTGTTGTGCCATCTCGCTCTATGCAACAAATTCTTCAACCATTAACGGCACAGTATTTAAATGATAAAAATAAGGTAGCCCTTAAAGATTTGTACATACGAAGTTCGCAAACCTTATTTATTATTGGCGGATTTATATTTCTAATCATCATTATAAATATAAACACCCTGTATCTTCTTATACCAGAAGAGTTTAGTGGTGGGCTTGTTGTGGTGTTTATGGTAGGAATAGCAAAACTTTACGATTGCTTAATGGGCTGTAATAATGTGGTACTATTTAATAGCGATTATTATCGAGTAGTTTTGTTGTTTGGAGTTATTTTAACGGTTTTGACGGTGTTTCTTAATATACTATTTATACCCATGTTTGGTATTAATGGGGCGGCATTTGCTACGTTTTTGGCGGTTTCGGTATATAATTCCATTAAAATTTACTTTGTAAAGATTAAGTTTGATATGATGCCTTTTAATAAAGATACCGCTAAAGTTTTATTATTGATTATGCTAAGTGTTTTGTTTTTCTATTTTTGGGAATTTCCATTTCACCCCATTATTAACATTGGTTTGAAAACACTGCTAGCAAGCGTTTTTTATGTTCTAACTATTTTAAAGCTGGATGTTTCCGAAGATATTTCGTTGGTTATAAAGAAGTATTTGAAGATTAAATAG
- a CDS encoding GNAT family N-acetyltransferase, producing the protein MISIKEVTTKSDLKAFVKFPFKLYKDSKYWVPPIISEELKTFNKKENPVFNDAESRLFLAYKNGELVGRVAAIINWLEVNNQTLKKMRFGWFDFIDDLEVSKALLNQVETIGRSHNFTFTEGPVGFSNLDKVGVVTEGFDAIAPMVTWYNHPYYAKHYEQAGYIVEKSYSESRFPFENVKPEFFLKAQELIKKRYQIKALKFTKTEEVMPYADKMFDLFNESYASLSSFVAITDIQKEYFKKKFISFINPEYIKFVVDKDDNLVAFAIVMPAFSKALQKMNGKLFPFGFRHILHAKKHSKEVIFYLIGIHPDYQNKGVHAVIFNEYYDTFKEKGIKTCIRTPELEDNYAIHQIWKHFNPEVYRRRKTFKKDL; encoded by the coding sequence ATGATTTCCATAAAAGAAGTAACAACAAAAAGCGACTTAAAAGCTTTTGTAAAATTTCCATTCAAACTATATAAAGATTCAAAATATTGGGTACCTCCTATTATTAGCGAAGAGCTAAAAACCTTCAACAAAAAAGAAAACCCAGTGTTTAACGATGCCGAATCTAGATTGTTTTTAGCATACAAAAATGGTGAACTTGTTGGTCGTGTTGCCGCCATTATAAATTGGCTTGAGGTTAATAACCAAACGCTAAAAAAAATGCGATTTGGTTGGTTTGATTTTATTGATGATTTAGAAGTTTCAAAAGCACTTTTAAATCAAGTTGAAACCATAGGGAGATCCCACAACTTTACATTTACCGAAGGCCCCGTTGGGTTTTCAAATTTAGATAAAGTAGGTGTTGTTACAGAAGGATTTGATGCCATAGCACCTATGGTAACTTGGTATAACCACCCATATTACGCAAAACATTATGAACAAGCGGGTTATATCGTAGAAAAATCATATTCTGAAAGTAGATTTCCTTTTGAAAATGTAAAACCGGAATTCTTCCTTAAAGCACAGGAACTGATAAAAAAGCGATACCAAATTAAGGCATTAAAATTCACAAAAACAGAAGAGGTTATGCCTTATGCCGATAAAATGTTTGATTTATTTAACGAAAGTTATGCATCGTTATCATCCTTTGTTGCGATTACTGATATTCAAAAGGAATATTTTAAAAAGAAATTCATCAGTTTTATAAATCCGGAATACATCAAGTTTGTTGTTGATAAAGATGACAACTTAGTAGCTTTTGCTATTGTAATGCCTGCATTTTCAAAGGCATTACAAAAAATGAATGGAAAACTTTTTCCTTTTGGTTTTAGGCATATTTTGCATGCAAAAAAGCACAGTAAAGAGGTTATTTTTTATTTAATAGGCATCCATCCCGATTATCAAAACAAAGGTGTTCATGCAGTAATTTTTAATGAATATTATGATACGTTTAAAGAAAAAGGCATTAAAACCTGCATTAGAACTCCCGAGTTAGAAGATAATTATGCCATACACCAAATATGGAAACATTTTAATCCTGAAGTTTATAGACGTAGAAAAACGTTCAAAAAAGACTTATAA
- a CDS encoding YfhO family protein, producing the protein MQFSIKKLLPHVLVVLGFIIISLAYFNPVLKGKQIFQSDIMQYIGMSKQQNDFRAETGEETYWTNSAFAGMPTYQLGAKYPHNYIKKLDLTLRFLPRPADYLFLYLLGFYILLLVLKVDFKLATIGALAFGFSTYLIIILGVGHNSKAHAIAYMPLVLSGILLTFQKRYIAGFLLTTIAMGLELVANHFQMTYYLMLLVLVLGVAYLIDAYKKKELPHYFKTIGLLTVAVILSIALNATNVLATQEYVKESTRGKSELTINPDGSPKEATSGLDKDYITQFSYGFAETFNLFIPRFMGGGNGEDVGKDSATYEAFRKLGATTTQAAQEAKRAPMYWGDQPIVEAPAYIGAVVLFLFVFALFLVKGRLKWWLVGGSVMSLLLSYGKNLGFLTDFFIDYVPMYNKFRAVTSIQVILELCIPVLAIFGLVRLFNDFEKKEEKLKALKYSAIITGGLALVFLLFKSSLFDFVGANDGFYRQSYGEAFVDALREDRRTIFTNDTIRTLILVLLSAGAIYMYLQNKLKEKWVVVAFGALILFDLVGVDRRYVNNDDFVSAIQVNKPFEATEVDNYILKDTGYYRVFDLVGGAAKPSYFHNSLNGYNAAELKRYSELFDFYIVKNNINVLNMLNTKYIIAQDKDGNLFPYKNDEANGHAWFVKELKRVDSANEEIKVLDSLDNKNVAVFDNSDFGSYYKSSEIPKFKVDSLASIKLIEHKPNYLKYQSNNSNKGFAVFSEIYYGNGWKTFIDGKETTHIRVNYTLRGMEIPAGKHTIEFKFDPDVVKTGSSIALASSILVGLLLLGGLFYEFKKKSGKGA; encoded by the coding sequence ATGCAGTTTTCAATAAAAAAGCTTCTTCCGCACGTTCTAGTTGTTCTAGGGTTTATTATTATATCATTAGCATATTTTAATCCGGTTTTAAAAGGAAAACAAATCTTTCAAAGCGACATCATGCAATATATTGGCATGAGCAAGCAGCAAAATGATTTTAGAGCAGAAACCGGTGAAGAAACCTATTGGACAAATAGTGCCTTTGCAGGGATGCCAACATATCAATTAGGGGCAAAATATCCACATAACTATATTAAAAAACTAGACTTAACACTTCGGTTTTTACCACGTCCCGCCGATTATTTATTTTTATATTTGTTAGGGTTTTACATCCTTTTGTTGGTATTGAAAGTCGATTTTAAACTGGCAACCATTGGCGCGCTTGCGTTTGGTTTTTCCACATATTTAATAATAATCTTAGGAGTTGGACACAACAGTAAAGCACATGCCATTGCTTATATGCCATTGGTTTTAAGTGGTATTTTGCTAACATTTCAAAAACGCTATATTGCAGGGTTTTTGCTTACAACCATAGCGATGGGGCTGGAACTGGTGGCAAACCATTTTCAAATGACTTATTATTTGATGCTCTTGGTTCTTGTTTTAGGTGTTGCATATTTAATCGACGCTTATAAAAAGAAAGAGCTGCCTCATTATTTTAAAACTATTGGCCTTTTAACGGTTGCCGTTATTTTATCTATTGCTTTAAACGCTACCAATGTATTGGCAACCCAAGAATACGTTAAAGAGAGTACGCGTGGTAAAAGTGAGTTAACCATCAATCCTGATGGCTCACCAAAAGAAGCTACTTCTGGTTTAGATAAAGATTATATTACACAGTTTAGCTATGGATTTGCGGAAACATTTAATCTGTTTATCCCTAGATTTATGGGAGGTGGTAATGGAGAAGATGTTGGTAAAGATTCAGCTACCTACGAAGCTTTTAGAAAATTAGGAGCTACCACAACCCAAGCGGCGCAAGAAGCGAAACGGGCGCCTATGTATTGGGGCGATCAGCCTATTGTAGAAGCACCTGCATATATTGGAGCAGTGGTGCTATTCTTATTTGTTTTTGCATTGTTTTTGGTGAAAGGACGCTTAAAGTGGTGGCTTGTTGGTGGTTCAGTAATGTCGTTATTGCTGTCTTACGGGAAAAATTTAGGGTTTCTAACGGATTTCTTTATCGATTATGTGCCCATGTACAATAAATTTAGAGCAGTCACTTCTATCCAGGTTATTTTAGAATTATGTATACCCGTATTGGCTATTTTTGGATTGGTAAGGTTGTTTAACGATTTTGAGAAAAAAGAAGAAAAACTGAAAGCTTTGAAATATTCAGCCATTATAACAGGTGGTTTGGCACTTGTGTTTTTGCTATTCAAATCGTCATTATTTGATTTTGTTGGAGCGAATGATGGTTTTTATCGTCAAAGTTACGGCGAAGCATTTGTTGATGCCTTAAGGGAGGACAGACGAACCATTTTCACTAACGATACTATTAGAACATTAATCTTGGTATTGCTTTCAGCAGGTGCTATTTATATGTATTTGCAAAACAAGCTTAAAGAGAAATGGGTTGTTGTCGCCTTTGGAGCGCTTATTTTGTTTGATTTGGTTGGCGTAGATAGACGCTATGTAAACAACGACGACTTTGTGTCGGCTATTCAAGTTAACAAACCTTTTGAAGCGACCGAGGTTGATAATTATATTTTAAAGGACACCGGTTATTATCGCGTATTTGATTTGGTTGGTGGTGCAGCTAAGCCATCGTATTTTCACAATTCACTTAATGGGTATAACGCTGCCGAATTAAAACGTTACAGCGAGTTATTCGATTTTTATATAGTCAAGAACAATATCAATGTGCTTAACATGCTTAACACCAAGTACATTATTGCGCAAGATAAAGATGGAAACCTATTTCCTTATAAAAACGATGAAGCCAACGGACATGCATGGTTTGTTAAGGAGCTAAAGCGTGTTGATTCTGCCAATGAAGAAATAAAAGTATTGGATAGTTTGGACAACAAGAACGTTGCTGTATTTGATAATTCCGATTTTGGATCTTATTATAAATCTTCAGAAATCCCTAAATTCAAAGTGGATTCTCTAGCCTCCATAAAATTAATTGAGCATAAACCAAACTATCTTAAATACCAATCAAACAACTCAAATAAGGGATTTGCAGTGTTTTCTGAAATTTATTATGGTAACGGTTGGAAAACATTTATTGATGGCAAGGAAACGACCCATATCCGTGTAAATTATACCTTAAGAGGTATGGAGATTCCAGCAGGAAAGCATACCATTGAATTTAAGTTCGACCCCGATGTAGTAAAAACAGGCAGTAGTATTGCATTGGCAAGTTCTATTTTGGTTGGCTTGTTGTTGCTAGGAGGTTTGTTCTACGAGTTTAAAAAGAAATCAGGAAAAGGTGCGTAA
- a CDS encoding glycosyltransferase family 4 protein: MRKKALIITYYWPPAGGPGVQRWLKFVKYLPDFNIEPIVYIPENPRYPLRDNSLSSEVSSALTIIKQPINEPYKLADLFSEKTSKTISKGVISEKKTQSFVEKLLLYIRGNFFIPDARKGWIKPSVVFLSEYISKENIETIITTGPPHSLHLIGLKLKEQLGVKWVADFRDPWTTIGYHKQLKLTESSKAKHKELEKQVLITADQIIVTSFKTKKEFQQITNQSIEVITNGYDKESVVDFKMDSKFTLAHIGSLLSKRNPEILWRVLSDLIAENDSFLKDLQLNFIGFVSGDVLYSIEKYHLSDYINNIGYVSHKEAIKYQKKSQILLLIEIDSDETKCIIPGKLFEYMVSNRPIVAIGPKDSDVEKIIQETNTGNYFNYTDYDLLKTTILEHYKAYKNKSLQVHPIGLQKYSRKSLTEALSKLL, translated from the coding sequence GTGCGTAAAAAAGCACTCATAATAACTTATTATTGGCCGCCTGCAGGTGGTCCAGGAGTGCAACGTTGGTTAAAATTCGTAAAGTATTTGCCAGATTTTAATATTGAGCCGATTGTTTATATTCCTGAAAATCCAAGATATCCTTTAAGGGATAATAGTTTAAGTTCTGAAGTTTCTAGTGCGCTTACTATCATTAAGCAACCTATTAATGAGCCATATAAATTGGCGGATTTGTTTTCGGAAAAAACATCAAAAACCATTAGTAAAGGGGTGATTTCCGAAAAGAAAACCCAAAGCTTCGTTGAAAAATTACTGCTATATATAAGAGGGAATTTTTTTATACCTGATGCTCGTAAAGGTTGGATAAAACCTTCGGTAGTATTTCTTTCAGAATATATTTCAAAAGAAAACATAGAAACCATAATCACTACGGGGCCACCGCATAGTCTGCATTTAATAGGTTTAAAATTAAAAGAACAACTAGGCGTGAAGTGGGTGGCAGATTTTAGGGATCCATGGACGACCATCGGGTATCACAAGCAGTTAAAACTGACGGAATCTTCAAAAGCAAAGCACAAAGAATTAGAAAAACAGGTTTTAATTACTGCCGACCAAATAATTGTTACGAGTTTCAAGACGAAAAAAGAGTTTCAGCAAATAACGAATCAGTCTATTGAGGTCATAACCAATGGTTACGATAAAGAATCGGTTGTGGATTTTAAAATGGATTCTAAGTTCACATTGGCACATATTGGGTCGTTATTATCCAAGCGTAATCCCGAAATTTTATGGAGGGTTTTAAGTGATTTAATTGCAGAAAACGATTCCTTTTTAAAAGATCTTCAGCTTAATTTTATAGGCTTTGTTAGTGGTGATGTGCTTTATTCCATTGAAAAGTATCATTTAAGTGATTATATAAATAATATAGGTTATGTGTCGCATAAAGAAGCTATTAAATATCAAAAAAAATCACAGATTCTATTGTTGATTGAAATAGATTCAGATGAAACGAAATGTATTATTCCTGGGAAATTATTTGAGTATATGGTTTCTAACAGACCTATTGTAGCTATTGGACCAAAAGATTCCGATGTTGAAAAAATCATTCAAGAAACCAATACTGGCAACTACTTTAATTATACAGATTATGATTTGTTAAAAACAACTATCTTAGAGCATTATAAAGCATATAAAAACAAGTCATTGCAAGTACACCCCATAGGTTTGCAAAAATACAGCCGAAAATCGCTAACAGAGGCATTATCGAAATTACTATAA